ACAAAGCACTTATCATGAGTGAAATGAATCTCACATTGCAAATCTTGACACAACTTATGTACAGATATCAGATTATACTTAAAATCTGGAACATGTAAGACATTGTTCAAAGTTATACCATCATTCAGTGTTACTGAACCTATGTGTTTCACTGCAATGTTGCTCCCATCAGGTATAGTAATGTAAGTATTCTGATTGTCAACAGGCTTATAACATGAAAATTGGGACAAATCATGACAATAATGGTCTGAAGCTCCACTATCTAACAGCCATTTAGATTTAGTGTGAGAGAGTAAACAGACATTACCTGCCATCATAGCCAGGTTAGGATTGGTATTAGCattctgttgttgttgtttagacAACATATCCATAAGCTGCTGATATTGCTCCACTGTGATAGTTGGAGATGCTTCAGTTTGTGGCAACTCTGGCACATTGTTATTAGAATTGTCACCAAATGAAACTGCTGCAACCTTATTGTCTCTTGCAGTCTTGTAGCCAGGTGGATAACCATGAATCTTGAAGCATCTCTCCACACTGTGTCCCTGTGTTTGACAATGTGTGCAGTAGTAATTGGATCCTGGTTTACTAAATCTATTGGTTCCTCCAGATTTCTGAGAACCAGATTGATAACCTGTCTGAAAACCAGTTTTGTAAGTTTTGTTGCTAGAGTTCCAATGATCTCCAGTAAACCTCCTTTTCTCAGCTGCAAAAGCCAGTGTTTCAACTTGATTACTAGCTTGAGAAACCTCCTTGTGCCTCTCTTCTTGAGCAAATAACCTGTAAACTTCAGATACCTTGGGCAAAGTTGGAACCATCAGTACATTTCCTCTAATAGTAGCAAAATGATCATTGAGTTTCATCATAAACTGCATCACCATTCTCTCTTGTTGCCTCTGGAAAAATTTCTTTGTCACATTACAGGTACAATTATTGCAAGTACAGTATGGTAAAGGATTTGCTTCCTCAATTGCATCCCACACAGACTTGATTTCAGTGAAGAACTCAGCTACAGATTTATCTCCTTGGCTTATTTCAGCCAATTTTTGCTCAAGAGAATAAATCTGTGCTAGTGATGCAAAACCAAATCTGTCTTCCAAATCAGTCCAAATATCTCTTGCAGATTTCATGAACATAACACTTTTGGCTATAGTCTCATTCAAATTCCCTAAAATCAGTGAGCACACTAGATCATTACATCTTTCCCAGGCCTTGTGTTCAGCTGTGCCAAAATCAGGTTTGATAAAACTACCATCAACAAAACCAATTTTGTTCTTAGCAGACAATGCAAGTAGCATTGATCTCTTCCAGCTAGTGAAACCTTCCTCACCATTGAATTTGAAAGAAATTAATTGTACTGAGTTTGCATCAGAAGGATGTATATAGTATATGCTTGCTGGATCTTGATTTGGAGGTAAAACATTGTTTCTCAGTGAATTGTCAGTGTTGTGATCACCAGCAGCCATTATCAAAACTTGAACAGGTTTTGAAATCAAGAAACAGATTCAGCAAAGAAGGAGATAGAATCAGAACGATCGAAACTCAGAAGAACAAGTACACAGAATGATTTAGAGCAAAACAATTTTGCGGAATTTCAGAAACAATTGAGCTAAGGATCTTTAAtcccgctctgataccatgacaaaACTTGAAACAAGAACAATTGATTAGCAGTTTGAGAGCAAAAGAATGCAGAGAGTGTTTGGGAGCTTTTGTATAATCGATTGAATGAATGACAGAATTACAATGAGGAGTGCTTATATACAAGCTAGAATTCTAGAAGCATCTATAAGTTGTTATAACTAACTGATCATGATGTCAGCAGAATAACAGAAAGTGCACCTAGGGTGCTGACTGTATGCTGACAGTGCAGACTAATCAAGCTTGCAATGCTTCAAGCTGAGATGTTGAAATGCTGATGTTGTATGCCTTGTTTCAGCTTCATAAATAGAACAAGTAGCAAGTACATCATATAATGTTAACAGTCCCCGCGAATGGTTATCTTGGACTTTAGAGTTAAAAAGGAAATATATTATCACTGAATAGTTATCGAGAGCTTTGAATCATTTCGAATTGCTGGTAAACTAGTGCATGTGCTATTGCACGATAGCACGGGTACATATAAAAGTATCAAAAGGTATTGTGCGCACaaggtatacaataaatttattgtacactaatATAACTttaatccttttttttttgtaactttaacctagttttcattaatttttatattagtaaaaaaaaattgatagataaatattttaaagggttaaataattaattttatacattattagtgattttgaagaaataagttttactaaaacgaaaaaatttatcactgaaaatagataactttaacatatatatgcttaacttttaagcattttgagttaacttttactccggtgtacaatatttattgtacacccattgtaaataagaatttgtgtaaacGTATAACAAATCTCTTAAACAACAATGTTAACTATAATGTCTATTGTAGGCAATATTAAAATATATCTAAATATTGTATGtgttttaagaaaaatataaaaccaGAAGTAAGAAGCTAAAAAATATGAACAATTAAGTTCTAAATTTCGTGATGGTCTAAAAACATTTGATACTGCAAAATTGACTAAGAGGATACTTTAATTTTGCTAATATCCTCTCGTAATTAACGAAATTCTTCTTTCCATTTCACTTGAAAAATTGCAGCGACCCTTATTTCTTCATGTTATGTTTGCAGAGCACGTAAGATAGAAGTGAATGAGTTCATAAATGTTCTCTTGAATATTTCATCAAAATCTTGTCTTTGAATTCTCGAttacaaataaaattaaatatcatGGAACATGTTCATGTCTATATTATTAAGCTCAACAAAGTATATACTTACATGTGTTGCAAATTCTTTAATACGTGCAGCTTGGCAACCACCGATTATCTCAGAATCAGTACCAAATAGTGTAATAGACAACATAGTGGTCTTGTCGCCAACTTTTATAAGAACTCTGAATATGAAACATTAAGAAACTTTTAATTTGTTActtgtaatttttttgtttacttttactTTTACTTATATAATTACGTACCTTCGCACAATGGAGTTGCAGGAGAATCGATATTTCAAACACTTATCATCTCTTGTGAAGTGTCGTGCACACGACTCTTACCAAAGTGGCATATATAGGTTAATACTAGCACTGTAGCAAAAACCCAAAAATATTTCACCTAAGACAAAAATAACACGTCTATTTTGAATCCATCCTAATTGACATTGTTTAATACATCCTTATACACaatatttttaattcaaatttcaacCTCCTTTTTTCGTATCAATAATTTTAATCCGGATGGAGATTTAACTCGTGACACAACAACATATAGCCGATCATGATTGAATACAGGCGTTGATAGAGTATGTCTCGTGCTAATGCACGGGTCCACTAACAATAATTTTGTAGGTTTCTCGACTATAAAGAGACAACATGTTGGTATTAATTAATGGAGTTGAATCAAGAACATTTATAATAATACTCCATACAACATTTCTTGTTAATTTCTATATTAGTACAATATTTCAggttaatgtttatatttgtaCAATATTTCATGTCAATATTAAtgttaattcaataattaattcatgtcaatataatttttgtttattaATATTGACATTAATACAATATTTCTTGTTAATACGTTTAGTTTTTGAGTGTAAGTATttataataaaacatatttaaaTGATAGTAAGAAGGAGTTAAATCATGAGAAAAGTTACACAAGAACAAAGTGTAATTTACaataacaaaatataattttgaaTGAAGTTTATTTTACAAGTAATATGGTTTATCACTTCAATCGTTTAAcctattaattataattatatattttatttgaatcttaaaattcagatcagatcagatcaaattCAACTAAATCGTACTAGATctaagaaaaataattgaaaatcaaaatcatatcaAACTAGATATACTACGATTACAAATCCGACTAAATCGTATTAGATctgataaaaaaattaaaaatcaaaatcagaCAAAACAGATCAAATGAGTAAAGTAAAAAGGGCCTTAGTCCTCATGGCTCATTGGAAAATTGTTGTTTGTAAATCCATTATgattacatatttttttttttggttctactacgaggagttcccaccgccttcggcgagtggactaatctcccgcgggagtttgcatgggtacctcgatgggcagcatccctcccagttgagattttttccattcccaaggctcgaacccgagaccttggttaaggagcaagaaacccttaaccactcatgccaacctcaattggtattATGATTACATATCATGGTTCTGGAGTCCCAAACTAGCATGCGACTGAAACGTCATCACTCATCAATAAGGCGATTGCATAACTAAGTTGAATTCTGAATTACACTTGAATATTAAACTTGGGTTGGAAGTCCATGCTTTGAACAACCTCAGAAGTCAAACAAACATTAAAAAATCCTCAATAACAAAAATGATAGTCAAATGAAATATAAAGCCTAACACCTTAAACTTGTTTAGAACTTTTCTCTTTTCTCCATCAATACGTGATTGTATCGCCATTCACCAGCTACATGCCCACTTGTATGATTCTATTCAAATTTGGAACTCTCAAAGCCTCGTTCTTTTTTCTATACTAGGGATCAAGAATACACTATTGAGATTTGAGAACGTTATCAACTGCAACCTCACCTTAGCTTGTTTTTAAATTTGAGACAAGTCAACGGATGAGGGCTACGGGCTAcccataaaaattgaaaattagtCGCATTACTCAGATCTAACGCTTTTTATATCCTTAAATATACCACTAACGTTGTACAACATGTCAACATATATATGTTTAAACAATATAGTTGTAGCCTAGAATATGTGAAACAGAAACTAATACAATATGTCTTTTTGGCTCATACATAATTACATATGCTCCCTAAGGAATATTTGAAATCTTGAGTAAATAACATATATTGACAACATCAGAACAAATGCTACTCTATAGTCTATACTCTATACTGGACATGTTGTTGAGATTTCCTACCATCTTTCATCCCCTAACCAATTATCCTTCTCCTTTGGCCCAGTTGGTCCTTCTTCCTTAGAAAGCTCCACCGGTAACTTGTCAACGAAATTAGCAACTGAACATCGTATTGATCGTGGAAGacgtttaattattttatcaaacTCTTTCCTCGAATCATACACGATCATTGGTCCCCATTCTCTCATATACTGCAACCAAGGAGGCTCCGCGACATCATCATTTCCTAGATATTCAGCAGCAACAATCTGATACCGACTACTTGAATCCAACCAGAAGTTACTTCTACTACAATCATTTCTTATCCCAACACCAAGACTTGAGGATCCTTGAAGATAGTTTCCTGGATGTGGGAAGCTTGCATGACCACTCCTAGACGAGTACAGGATAGCCCGGTTCCCCTCTATGAATTCCAAATCACAAGCACTTATCCATACACCACCACTATGCTGCGAGAAGTACACACTATGTAGCTCACCAGTGAAGTTGCTTATACGAAGAGTAAAATGTTCCCAATCACCAACATGTTCTCCTGTCTTTCTCAATGAGATATTAGTCGGCCCAATCTTTAAGGTGGCTGGTCCATTGAACGGCGAAAATACCCACATTGCTATATCAGTAAAAGTACCACCTAAAGCCGGTTTTACATGAACATAAAGTTGTGTACTTTCAAGGTTTCCACGCATCAGAACTTTTCTTCGATCATCACAAGGACAATCTAACCAGTACTCACCATCATTTGATCCACCACCGGGCAAATTAGACCCATCTGCATTGATAGGTTCACCAGTAGACGACTCCCCTGCAGCTTTTTTAAACAATAGAGCTCCATGTTTGAAGAACCATGACACAGAAGATGGGAAGTAGACCTCTTTCGGATGAAAGAAAATGGTAGGACCATAGTGATGAATAAGTGCATGTATTTGATCAAGATTTGGCATTCCATGCTGCCATTTTGAATTCTTGTTCTTCAAACAAACAACGGCCATTTTATCACCAAGCTggctactactactactactactactactactactacaacAGAAGAAGGTTCCTACAGAGACACCCTTCCCTAGCATGCCTCGATTACATGGCCTAGTCTCGAATACTTTGAAAGAGATTTTCCTGTATTTAGAAAAGGACTCGTGTAATAAACCACAAGTCTCACAATCATCAACAAGATCCTCTCTTACACATCGAACCTCATCCAAATAAGGTTTACCTGGCTGTGTTGACACAACAAACCCTAGGGCTTTATATCCAACAGGGGGTTTTGGAACCCAAAAGTAACCAGTTGAATGATCATGAATCCCCATTCCTTCATCCGAATTCCAGACTAAAGTATAGTCAAGAGGTATCGTAAGAGCTGGTGAACAGACCGGTTCAGAGTCATCATTGTTGCGAATTTGTGAACCTGAATCCTTAACCACAAGAACATAGCCATTTAGAGGCTTGCCGTTTGGTTGACAGTAATGACCCAGGCTGAAAAATCCTTCTGGTATGCCTAAAGGCTTATAGAATGACACATTTTTTCGCTTGTCATGTGATAGATGAGATCCCCAGACAAAATCAAACCTGCTTATTTCTGCCACTTCTAGCTCCCCAAGATTGATTGTTCCAACGGAAAATCCTCGTCCTGGTAAAAAAAGTCCAATACAAAGGTCACAGTGAAAAAGAACTCAGAATTGATCAAAACAATTTCACATTTCAACATCAATTATCAAGACTACCAAAAACGCACTAGTAAATCATTCTTCAAAAATGATCAGTTTATTCTTTGAAAAACATACCTTGAGGCCAGGTAGGCAAAGGAGCTGGTAACAAGAAACTAGTGAAAGAAGGGGAGAGATTTATAGAATAAGTCCCGTGACTCCCATTTACGCGTTGGCATGAGAACATCTTCACAATATTATCTTCAACCTTTTTCCCATCTGATTCTTCCTCAAATAGGAAAACTGAATTCAATTTGAACCCTTGAAAAACTGGATTTTCTGGTTAACAGAAACATTTTGTTATTCATTGTTCTTTAAGAATTCCCACCTTGAATTATGAGGATCTAGGGGATGATCGAGGAGACGAATTAAATCTGTAAAAGGGATAAAGATAATTGATTTGCATATAATTTCTACGAGATATATTCTTCCTCTGAACAAACAAGCCTGATTGTTCTCCTAAAAGGGGTGGGAAATTTAGAAGAAAATATATTGGTCTAATGGCCGCACAAAACAGTTTTCTCCATACGCATCCATGTTGGATCGGAAAAGTGCAAATTACAACCTAAGAACATACAAAtgaattaatgattaatgatgacataattttttttaaaacaacacAGTtactacccaaaaaaaaaaaaaaaaaaaaaaaacaacaatcgCTATATTTAGCATCCCATGAAGAAATACCTACATTGCAATCTCATCAACTTCCAAATATGGTAAATCATATTAAAACAATGACAGATAGTAATACAGATTTCTCTACAAAAGGTGCCAACAGACTCGGAAGTACAACATTATACGGTACATCCTGAACCATGAAGGAGCTAGCTAGCTAGCTCCCTCCCACCAGCGTAAGATGAGTACAGCCTTAAGTGTGGATTAGGATTCCAACCTTAAAACAGAGGTTAATTTATAACAAAGGAAGAAAAATATAGAGAAAGTGATCGATCTTTATTAAAAGTTCCAGAAAATTGTGTGCGCACACCCTTGCATGATTACAAGGGCGTTTTCATGAGTTTCCCAAATCTATTGTACACCGGTCCTCATTGGAATAGCAAAGAGACTGAAGCTTTATATCAAAAGGCCTACTCATGAAACTATGAAAGAATTATCACATGCACAACACAACCGTATTTACATTGATTCATTATAATTCATTTTCATACCCCCTCACCCCAATCACGTAACTTAAGATGCTAACCTAACAAAACTGAGCCAAGTTCTTCAGCTCAAGTGGGAGATTCTGCTAGTAAGAGTGTATGCCACCAGCCACATGCCACATTTTTCGCCACAGAGCCGTCAAGCTTTACTTGAGATGGAATGTTCCGATCAATTGCGTCCCCCAAACCAAGCTACACAGCCCGAATCAAGGAGTCAAATCAAGGAGTTCTAGAAATTGCCAATGTTCGTTCTATAATTAGCTACAATTACTAGATTGATTACCTGTCCATACTTGTTCCAGCCCCAGCTGAAAACTTTCCCATCCCCTACACGAAAGAGGCATAATATTAGCATATGTAGTTATCTGTCAGACAACACAAACTACTAATACACCAACAGAAACACTACAGATAGCATCACTTAGTCTCACAGAGAGTAACAAGTTCACTACAAGATATAAATGCAACAGAGGTAGTTAGAACGTATAGGCAGATCCTCAAGAAATTCCTGGTGGACAGCAAAGGGGCACTACATCTGGTTCTGTCTAGTTTACAGCATTTTCTTACAGGTATTATGCTCCTCCGTATTACAGAAATTATATTCAAGAATTCACCACTTTCTGGTACATACAGAGCTATGAAGTATGAACAGTAAGTCACTAATAATGAATTGCAAAATGGCCTAACTTGCAGTAGAGATGCAAACTGCAAACAGTAGAAGTCAACATGATAAATACCTGTGATTATGGAACTATGACGAGCCCCGCAAGAAACAATAGTTGCATTGACACTCTCTATGCTTGGTGCGTCCAATAGCCTTGGGAGAGTCTGAAAGAAACACATGCTATCATAAGAAACGTCCTAAACGAAACTGGTTCTAAAAAGGTGTAGGATAGGTGCAAACAATGACGGGGAGTTGGGCGTGGGTATTCAAGAATATACCTCAGCTTGGTCAGAACCAGTTCCCAGCTGCCCAAATTGATTTCCCCCAAAGGCATAAACATCGCCCTCTGCAGATATACAGACAGTGTGCCATAAGCCTGCAGCAACTGCCTCAATTCGAATTCCAAGCAACGAGGACACACAAGTAGGGCTTAGCACATCATCAGTAGCTCCTTGCCCGCACTGCAACAACACAATCAGAGTTAGTCAAGAATGTCTCGAGAGAAGTAGTCAATTATTACATTGACTCCCCCCCTCCCTCTTAACAACAAAAACACAAGTGAAGCACATAAAGTTGGAAGAAAATAATCATCTGATCTCTGGCTAGAGTGTGCTTCATCTTGAACATCTACTCTGCTTTTTTCTCGATCAAATCTATTTACCTACATAATCATACCCAATTACAGTTGATGCGATGGATGATCAAGAATGACAAacaaatattaatatattaaatTCCCTCTTGCATTAATAAAATCAGATCATAAAAGTTGCTAAGCCGTTAAGAACATGGCATTTACATTTTACAATAGTGAAGGTTAAAGATCTATTCAAGGTGAGGCTTTGCTAGTGGAAGTGGAGTGAAGTGAAAATTCAAAACATTGCATTTTGAAGGTTAATTAAGATCTAACTGTTTGCTGGTGACTGGAAATTTGATAAGAGAGAAGTATAAAAGCATCAAACTGAGTATTGCAGATTTTCAGAGGTTCCAGTCTGTGCTTACCCCGTGCATTATTTATTTGGTTCTCCAAAGAAGATTTGTCACAAAAACAGTCAATCATGACCTAAAACCATTACATTCAATACTTAAAACAAAACTCTAATCTGTTCATTTCACAGAGCTTCTGCTTCTTAAGGTTATGACTTCTCCCACAACTACCTTCAGTTTCCTACACTAAACTTGCTCATAGATGATAGATGCAAAAGAGCTTTTGTAAATTGCTATCAGTTCACTGATCGAAGCAGTAAATTTTGACAACTAAATTGAATATGCTCCTAAGAAAAAAGTTTCTACAAGCTCTTTCAAGAAGAATAATAGAATGTTTAGCTGTGCCCTAGTACAAGCAATCACTGTGTAAAGGCACTCCAACAAGAGCTTGCAAAACAACTTATCCAACAATTCAAAGCTGctacgaaaagaaaagaaaaatctaCTCCAGTAAAGTGTGgggaaaaagtaaaataaaaggcACCTAATACATACCTGTCCATAGAGGCCCCAACCAAAAGCTAGGATTGCTCCAGCATCTATATAACCGAAATAAGTATTCAGTCCATAACATAGCATGAATTTTTTTTACAGGAGACAATGTTCCAAAAATGTTACAAAACTGGCGACCGAAATATTAAGTACTTTCAATATCCTTAGGACCCTCAATATGTAAAAGTAAATATGATGAGAATAAACGTAATTAACTGATCCTCACCTGTTATTGCTGCACTGTGTCGTCCACCGCAGGCAATACCCTTGATGTATGTACCAGGAACTCTAAATCCATGACCATCCGAGTTTAAGCCACCTTGAGAAAATCCTGAATGTCTGTCCTTCCTATAAGATGACTCTAAACATGGCACAGGGTGTGGAGATGATACCATCCGAATCCTTGAACCCAAACCTAGTTGTCCTTCACCTCCATAGCCCCAACCCCACACTTGTCCTACATCTGAAGCTTCAGGGAAAATTAAAATGGCAATCCATAAACTATAATATCAACACCAAATGGAGCATCTAGCTTAGCTATTAACCTTCTTTCTTGTAACCTCACATACTTCTCTAAATTCAAAGACTTAAAAACAATACAAGTTGGCTAATTTTCCTGTTATTCAACACTCTTATGAGTATTTCCATGTTAACACAACTTGGCAGGCATTCTACTTTAGTTCCTGCCAAAACAATAAAGCAGAAACATGCTAAAATTTACCTGACAAAACAAGAGTATGTCTTCCCCCAGCAGCAACAGTTGATATCCTTACTCCAGGGTTAAGTGTTACTAGACAGGGTAATGCTGTGAGTGTTTCATCACTAGCTGTGGAGCTTTCAACAGTTTGTTTAGATGATGAAACCCGTCTTCGTTTCGTGGTTTCTTCTCCTGCTCCTTTGTTTTCTAAGACGGCTCCTGGCCCAATACCATTGGCATTTTTTGACCCTCGAGGGCTAACTGCCAAAAACAATCTATGAAGCAAGTCTGATAGTTCAACCAGACAAAGTGCAGGTCCTTTTTCTTATCCTAAGAGTAATGGAACCAACCATAATTACCTTGTTCTGGAAACAGAGAACTTTGCTTTTCAAGTGCATCCTTCTCTGAGCTTCCTCCAGAAGAAGAATCGCCGAAAACCTTCCCCGATGGAACACACTCTTTCCAACCCCAAGTATAGACTTCTCCCCTGTCTGTATCAAATATAAGTCAAAAACTTAGAACGGAGATACATAAAAAATGGGGAGGACGAATGGCTAGTAATACCTGTAGCTGAGACGCAATGTGCCCAACCAGCTGCTGCCCTTACAATGGGAGCTTCTGTAGGAAGTGGAAAAGCCTCTGGCGTTTCCTTGAAAAAACATAATTGCACACCATTTGAGTATGTTTGAATTCGTAACAGAGTTATAATTAGCATTTTAGGGCATCAAAAACTAGTGCATTACCCCATGTTTACCAGAAGTCACATAACTCTGCCCTAAATCATCAGTAGAACCCCAAGTTATCAGCTTCCCAGTATCTGCATTCAATAAAcaatttataatctaaatttAAAATACAACTAAAAAATGTCAAATGCAAATTACTAGGACCACATTGCAgaattaaacaatcaaaatcaaaatcaagtcTCAGACAGCACATTTACTTAAACACCGAATAATCACAATCAATTTTAACTTACCAAAATCAATTATATGATCACTCACCTGCCCAACAGCTATTTTGATCAACAAGAAATGCAATCCTATTCAAATCAAAGGTAAATCCTACAAATTTCCAGAATTTTTTTATCACATTTTAATCAAAACCAAATTCAGACCTAAAACCCAATTCTTTAATCGAGATTCAAACCAATACACACTAGCTCAGCATTACTCAACTATTATCAATTCCAATAACATCAACTATTATCAATTCTAACAATATCACATTCTAGTAGAGAAAAACAGAGAACgaacgaggagagagaaataggcACCAGAAATGGCCATGGCGAAACCGCAACCTCCTCCGCAAACATCCTTCCAGAAATTTCCACTCGATGGGGGAAGCTTGACCAAAGTCGGTGATTGTAACGGCGTTCTCTGCGGCAATGCTCCCGGTAAATACCCCCACATATACACtcttttttttctctcctcctcccTCATTTCTATCTCCATTTGCACCTCgctttctcctcctcctccctCCCCACCATTCATAGCACCTTTCTTCCTCCTCCCCCAAATTGATgagagataaaaaaaaaatataaaccaCACAAAAAAAACTACCCAGAAAAATTTGAAAACCCCAGTGCAAAAACCCAcccaaaacccagaaaaatccTCAGTTTGTTTGTGGTCTACGACTCATAGGAACAAATTTTGTAAGTTTTGAGGAGAGTGGAAGagggaaaattgaaaaaaaatgtgCCCTAATTTCGGAAAAATGGAGAGATTGATGAGGTGGGGGGACGAATAAAAAGAGGGGCATATCATTATCGGAGAAACCCCGGTGCCACGTAGGAGAGTGATATGGAATATCATGACACGTGGCGAAACATCAGCCGCATGATGTCTCGGTGAATTCTGACCAGAAGTCCCCAAGAAGGTTCTGGAAGAGTTGGTGGAGGACCGTTCTAGACTTTATTACTTTACTGATAGCCGACCTGCTGTATTTAGCTGAGATTTTGACACGTGTTGTATGTCTTTGAGGTGATTCCAATCATTATTTTTAGCTAAATGTGAATTTTGATGTCTAATGAATCTCTTGAAAATTAGTTGGTTGCATTAGAGATTTGGAAGGGTTAAATGGTAGACACAAGACACGTGTACAATGGAAGCAATTGTTGGAATAGTTTTTGATACCGGTGAGAAAAAGTCGAAACAGGAACATGTTAAGAACCTGCAATTTTGAAATACTGAGTAAGAA
This sequence is a window from Spinacia oleracea cultivar Varoflay chromosome 1, BTI_SOV_V1, whole genome shotgun sequence. Protein-coding genes within it:
- the LOC110785475 gene encoding hypothetical protein At1g04090, with translation MFSCQRVNGSHGTYSINLSPSFTSFLLPAPLPTWPQGRGFSVGTINLGELEVAEISRFDFVWGSHLSHDKRKNVSFYKPLGIPEGFFSLGHYCQPNGKPLNGYVLVVKDSGSQIRNNDDSEPVCSPALTIPLDYTLVWNSDEGMGIHDHSTGYFWVPKPPVGYKALGFVVSTQPGKPYLDEVRCVREDLVDDCETCGLLHESFSKYRKISFKVFETRPCNRGMLGKGVSVGTFFCCSSSSSSSSSSSQLGDKMAVVCLKNKNSKWQHGMPNLDQIHALIHHYGPTIFFHPKEVYFPSSVSWFFKHGALLFKKAAGESSTGEPINADGSNLPGGGSNDGEYWLDCPCDDRRKVLMRGNLESTQLYVHVKPALGGTFTDIAMWVFSPFNGPATLKIGPTNISLRKTGEHVGDWEHFTLRISNFTGELHSVYFSQHSGGVWISACDLEFIEGNRAILYSSRSGHASFPHPGNYLQGSSSLGVGIRNDCSRSNFWLDSSSRYQIVAAEYLGNDDVAEPPWLQYMREWGPMIVYDSRKEFDKIIKRLPRSIRCSVANFVDKLPVELSKEEGPTGPKEKDNWLGDERW
- the LOC110785476 gene encoding ultraviolet-B receptor UVR8 isoform X1, which codes for MNGGEGGGGESEVQMEIEMREEERKKRVYMWGYLPGALPQRTPLQSPTLVKLPPSSGNFWKDVCGGGCGFAMAISDTGKLITWGSTDDLGQSYVTSGKHGETPEAFPLPTEAPIVRAAAGWAHCVSATDRGEVYTWGWKECVPSGKVFGDSSSGGSSEKDALEKQSSLFPEQVSPRGSKNANGIGPGAVLENKGAGEETTKRRRVSSSKQTVESSTASDETLTALPCLVTLNPGVRISTVAAGGRHTLVLSASDVGQVWGWGYGGEGQLGLGSRIRMVSSPHPVPCLESSYRKDRHSGFSQGGLNSDGHGFRVPGTYIKGIACGGRHSAAITDAGAILAFGWGLYGQCGQGATDDVLSPTCVSSLLGIRIEAVAAGLWHTVCISAEGDVYAFGGNQFGQLGTGSDQAETLPRLLDAPSIESVNATIVSCGARHSSIITGDGKVFSWGWNKYGQLGLGDAIDRNIPSQVKLDGSVAKNVACGWWHTLLLAESPT
- the LOC110785476 gene encoding ultraviolet-B receptor UVR8 isoform X2, encoding MNGGEGGGGESEVQMEIEMREEERKKRVYMWGYLPGALPQRTPLQSPTLVKLPPSSGNFWKDVCGGGCGFAMAISDTGKLITWGSTDDLGQSYVTSGKHGETPEAFPLPTEAPIVRAAAGWAHCVSATDRGEVYTWGWKECVPSGKVFGDSSSGGSSEKDALEKQSSLFPEQVSPRGSKNANGIGPGAVLENKGAGEETTKRRRVSSSKQTVESSTASDETLTALPCLVTLNPGVRISTVAAGGRHTLVLSDVGQVWGWGYGGEGQLGLGSRIRMVSSPHPVPCLESSYRKDRHSGFSQGGLNSDGHGFRVPGTYIKGIACGGRHSAAITDAGAILAFGWGLYGQCGQGATDDVLSPTCVSSLLGIRIEAVAAGLWHTVCISAEGDVYAFGGNQFGQLGTGSDQAETLPRLLDAPSIESVNATIVSCGARHSSIITGDGKVFSWGWNKYGQLGLGDAIDRNIPSQVKLDGSVAKNVACGWWHTLLLAESPT
- the LOC110785476 gene encoding ultraviolet-B receptor UVR8 isoform X3, with the protein product MNGGEGGGGESEVQMEIEMREEERKKRVYMWGYLPGALPQRTPLQSPTLVKLPPSSGNFWKDVCGGGCGFAMAISDTGKLITWGSTDDLGQSYVTSGKHGETPEAFPLPTEAPIVRAAAGWAHCVSATDRGEVYTWGWKECVPSGKVFGDSSSGGSSEKDALEKQSSLFPEQVSPRGSKNANGIGPGAVLENKGAGEETTKRRRVSSSKQTVESSTASDETLTALPCLVTLNPGVRISTVAAGGRHTLVLSASDVGQVWGWGYGGEGQLGLGSRIRMVSSPHPVPCLESSYRKDRHSGFSQGGLNSDGHGFRVPGTYIKGIACGGRHSAAITDAGAILAFGWGLYGQVNRFDREKSRVDVQDEAHSSQRSDDYFLPTLCASLVFLLLRGRGGVNVIIDYFSRDILD